The following proteins are co-located in the Pedobacter sp. FW305-3-2-15-E-R2A2 genome:
- a CDS encoding methyltransferase produces MFVFVKEAYRNIVQTGSIIESSPYLARKMMQFIDFEKSLQLVELGAGKGSITGHLLDKMNPHSKLSGFEMNTVLFEELKKEEDYRFVPIHDDVMNITQYFKAGSVDYIISGLPLANMGGLKKARLLNDCYQLLKPGGCYIQFQYCKTDLALIKRKFEQVHCEFTFLNLPPAFIYYAEK; encoded by the coding sequence ATGTTTGTATTTGTAAAAGAAGCGTATCGGAATATAGTACAGACTGGTTCTATCATTGAGAGTTCCCCTTACCTGGCGCGGAAAATGATGCAGTTTATTGATTTTGAAAAGTCACTTCAGCTGGTAGAGCTGGGGGCAGGAAAGGGGAGTATCACCGGACACCTGCTGGATAAGATGAATCCTCATTCGAAATTGTCAGGGTTTGAAATGAATACGGTACTTTTTGAGGAATTGAAAAAAGAAGAAGATTACCGTTTTGTTCCCATTCATGATGATGTAATGAACATTACGCAGTATTTCAAAGCGGGAAGTGTGGACTACATCATTTCAGGATTGCCACTGGCGAATATGGGAGGGCTCAAAAAAGCAAGGCTCCTGAACGACTGCTATCAGTTGTTAAAACCAGGAGGTTGTTACATTCAGTTTCAATACTGTAAAACAGACCTGGCATTGATCAAAAGGAAATTTGAGCAGGTGCATTGCGAATTTACCTTCTTGAATCTTCCTCCTGCGTTTATTTATTATGCCGAAAAATAA
- a CDS encoding oxidoreductase, translating into MKKVWFITGSSRGLGRSLTAAVLANGDYVAATARKPEQLNDLVEKYPDQIYPIQLDVTEYDEVYQSVVAAVAHFGRIDVLVNNAGFGITGAAEAFTDQQVRSQLETNLYAPIEITRAVLPYMRQQGSGRILQISSVGGRVGGPGLTIYQAAKFGLGGFSEALAKEVSPLGIHVTCIEPGGFRTDWGTESMSFARQIAGYEPTVGRMSEFLSSGNYIPMGDPDKAAKVMIELVDHPKPPIHLILGSEAISIVKSAEAAKKAELEQWENTSISTDHNEAVNFLESPEGKLISELKNY; encoded by the coding sequence ATGAAAAAAGTTTGGTTTATTACAGGTAGTTCCAGGGGACTGGGACGGAGCCTTACAGCGGCGGTACTGGCCAATGGCGATTATGTTGCCGCGACAGCCAGGAAACCAGAACAATTAAATGACCTGGTTGAAAAATATCCGGATCAGATTTATCCTATACAGCTTGATGTTACAGAATACGATGAGGTCTATCAATCTGTAGTTGCTGCTGTGGCTCATTTCGGGAGAATTGATGTCCTGGTGAACAATGCCGGATTCGGCATCACCGGAGCCGCAGAGGCCTTTACCGATCAGCAAGTCCGCAGTCAGCTGGAAACCAATCTCTATGCGCCTATAGAAATCACCCGTGCAGTATTGCCGTATATGCGTCAACAAGGTTCAGGAAGGATTCTTCAAATCAGCTCTGTCGGCGGACGGGTGGGCGGACCAGGTCTGACCATATACCAGGCTGCAAAATTTGGATTGGGTGGCTTTTCAGAAGCATTGGCTAAAGAAGTTTCTCCTCTTGGCATTCATGTCACTTGTATAGAACCTGGGGGATTCCGTACAGATTGGGGTACTGAATCGATGAGTTTTGCCCGCCAAATTGCAGGATATGAACCTACAGTTGGCCGCATGTCGGAATTCCTGAGCAGTGGCAATTACATTCCCATGGGAGATCCTGATAAAGCCGCAAAAGTGATGATCGAGCTTGTGGATCATCCAAAACCACCCATACATCTGATTCTTGGAAGCGAAGCCATCTCCATCGTAAAAAGTGCTGAGGCCGCAAAAAAAGCAGAATTAGAGCAGTGGGAAAATACCAGTATTTCTACCGACCACAATGAGGCGGTAAATTTCCTGGAAAGCCCGGAGGGAAAATTAATATCCGAGCTAAAGAACTACTAA
- the dapB gene encoding 4-hydroxy-tetrahydrodipicolinate reductase has translation MANQPKIKVCVAGATGWAGSELAKAIAISEELELVAAISRQHAGKSLNEVLDITGTKIPVFATIEEALTVPCDVLVEYTKPDIAKHHILTAIAKGVNVVVGTSGLSDEDYEEIAIKATAHQQSVLAVGNFAISVVLLNKFAEMAAQYMSNWEIIDYASAGKIDAPSGSARELAYRLSQVKKQELQVPIENTRGVKETRGADLNGTRVHSLRLPGFVISLETIFGMPDEKLTLKHEAGNSSKPYVTGAFLAIKKVSSFTGLKRGLDSVMDL, from the coding sequence ATGGCAAATCAACCAAAGATAAAAGTATGTGTAGCCGGAGCAACCGGATGGGCGGGATCAGAACTCGCTAAAGCAATCGCAATTTCGGAAGAACTGGAGCTGGTGGCCGCAATTTCCCGTCAGCATGCCGGAAAGAGTTTAAATGAAGTATTGGACATCACAGGAACCAAAATTCCTGTTTTCGCTACGATAGAAGAAGCCTTAACGGTTCCCTGTGATGTCTTGGTAGAATACACCAAACCTGACATTGCAAAACATCACATCCTGACGGCCATTGCCAAAGGGGTAAATGTGGTGGTGGGCACTTCCGGACTGAGTGATGAAGATTATGAAGAAATAGCAATCAAGGCAACAGCACATCAGCAATCCGTGCTTGCAGTCGGCAATTTTGCCATCAGTGTTGTACTGTTAAATAAGTTTGCAGAAATGGCGGCCCAATATATGTCCAACTGGGAAATCATCGATTATGCCAGCGCCGGAAAAATTGATGCTCCGAGCGGGAGTGCGAGAGAACTGGCTTACCGTTTATCACAGGTTAAAAAACAGGAATTACAGGTTCCTATTGAAAACACCCGGGGTGTAAAAGAAACCAGGGGAGCTGATTTAAATGGTACCCGGGTTCATTCCCTGAGGCTTCCCGGATTTGTGATCTCACTGGAAACCATATTTGGCATGCCTGATGAAAAACTGACCCTGAAACATGAAGCCGGCAATAGCTCTAAACCTTATGTAACAGGCGCATTTCTGGCCATCAAAAAGGTCAGCTCCTTTACCGGACTGAAAAGAGGTCTGGACAGCGTGATGGATTTATAA
- a CDS encoding alkaline phosphatase family protein: MRKVNQIQTILLLILCFSGVISSCKRDTTTESPGTDVSPKPRKVLFIGIDGLVWKTLTAANAPTLKALMDSSWTSTNALAEIPTWSANGWAALLTGTGVAKHKANENSFANADFGTYPSFFHAIKTALPTARTGSIVTWAPINDKIIETEDISFKIKGADDNQTEASLINELGTNNPDVLFSHFDDVDHAGHAYNFKPETPQYVAAVTLIDKRVERIIKALKARANYKNEDWLIVVATDHGGDNSHGGSGYKEQNAFIILNNKAIAPKLVAGEPEITIETKPNKINTLNFQKDVYAELPALPGLDLNATGSFTLEFRVRATAMNSDPVIIGNKNWANGRNKGIIISNNGGTIRANFGDGTTNRLDVDGVDLRDQNWHHVAIVVDRTLQKVTMYDGGLPVAQGDISKVGDLQSGTAFKIAQDGTGVYNPNFTGNIAGIRVFKTAVNAIAISNYAFTDLNENHPNKSDLLIYAKGNDSTGAVYAGSLGLPALPIRTKNGLTASWGNITAPVFVKKTTDLKGAPHLYAVAATILKFLGVGIPATYDGQSLINF; this comes from the coding sequence ATGAGAAAAGTAAACCAAATTCAAACTATTCTATTGCTCATCCTGTGTTTTTCAGGAGTTATTTCCAGTTGTAAACGGGACACCACTACCGAAAGTCCGGGAACGGATGTTAGTCCTAAGCCAAGGAAAGTATTGTTCATCGGTATCGACGGTTTGGTATGGAAAACACTTACAGCCGCAAATGCACCAACCTTAAAAGCCTTAATGGATAGCTCCTGGACAAGTACAAATGCATTGGCAGAAATCCCAACCTGGAGCGCTAATGGATGGGCTGCCTTGTTAACCGGAACAGGTGTGGCCAAACATAAGGCAAATGAAAATTCTTTTGCAAATGCTGATTTTGGAACCTATCCTTCATTTTTCCATGCCATAAAAACGGCTCTTCCAACAGCGAGAACAGGATCAATTGTAACATGGGCTCCTATTAACGACAAAATTATTGAAACTGAGGACATCAGCTTTAAAATAAAAGGAGCAGACGACAACCAGACCGAAGCAAGCCTCATCAATGAATTGGGGACCAACAATCCGGATGTGTTGTTCAGTCATTTTGATGATGTCGATCATGCGGGGCATGCCTATAATTTTAAACCAGAAACTCCGCAGTATGTTGCTGCGGTTACCCTGATAGATAAACGCGTAGAAAGGATCATCAAAGCACTTAAAGCAAGGGCAAATTATAAAAATGAAGATTGGCTGATCGTTGTTGCCACGGATCATGGTGGCGATAATTCCCATGGAGGGAGCGGCTATAAGGAGCAAAATGCTTTTATTATCCTGAACAATAAAGCCATTGCGCCAAAGCTCGTTGCAGGTGAGCCTGAAATCACGATAGAAACCAAACCTAACAAGATAAATACCCTGAATTTCCAAAAGGATGTTTATGCCGAATTGCCCGCTTTACCCGGACTTGACCTCAATGCCACCGGAAGCTTTACGCTGGAATTCAGGGTTCGGGCAACCGCTATGAACAGCGATCCGGTGATCATTGGAAATAAAAATTGGGCCAATGGCAGAAATAAAGGCATCATCATTTCAAATAATGGTGGAACAATCAGGGCAAACTTTGGCGATGGGACGACGAACAGGCTTGATGTGGATGGCGTTGACCTTAGGGATCAGAACTGGCATCATGTGGCTATTGTTGTCGACCGGACTTTACAAAAAGTAACAATGTATGATGGCGGATTGCCTGTTGCGCAAGGAGATATCTCCAAAGTAGGAGACCTGCAAAGCGGTACTGCTTTTAAAATTGCACAGGATGGAACAGGAGTTTATAATCCCAATTTTACAGGTAATATCGCCGGAATCCGTGTTTTTAAAACGGCGGTTAACGCAATAGCGATCAGTAATTATGCTTTTACAGACCTGAACGAGAATCACCCGAACAAAAGCGACTTGCTGATCTATGCCAAAGGAAATGATAGTACAGGTGCTGTTTATGCAGGAAGCCTTGGGCTCCCTGCGCTGCCAATCAGAACAAAGAATGGCCTTACAGCAAGCTGGGGGAATATTACGGCGCCTGTTTTTGTTAAAAAGACGACCGATCTTAAAGGCGCTCCACATTTGTACGCCGTTGCAGCAACGATTCTTAAATTTTTAGGAGTCGGCATCCCGGCAACCTACGACGGACAATCGTTGATTAACTTCTAA
- a CDS encoding AraC family transcriptional regulator, with product MPQQEEKKKHPDIMFSCYMQKSRSGEQFVAEHSLGYNISGTMEVFIDGKTQIFEEGELRFFRRNRLARFSKQPRPGGVFQSVTIFLDQQMLRSISAEHQLQAKGLYCGENALLIKPNPLFRNYMDSLTPYLDEAKPVNKALTSLKVKEAVMILLETNPTLQHVLFDFNEPGKIDLEAYMTENYKFNVDLNRYAYLTGRSLATFKRDFEKIFNTSPNKWLQQQRLQDAYFLIKEKGVKVSDVYLDVGFKDLSHFSFAFKKTYGITPSKLSLQV from the coding sequence ATGCCCCAGCAAGAAGAAAAAAAGAAACATCCGGATATTATGTTTTCCTGCTATATGCAAAAAAGCAGGTCAGGAGAACAGTTCGTTGCCGAGCATAGTCTTGGCTATAATATCTCCGGAACAATGGAGGTCTTTATTGATGGTAAAACACAAATCTTTGAAGAAGGTGAACTCCGGTTCTTCAGGAGAAACCGTTTGGCCAGATTTTCAAAACAACCTCGTCCCGGCGGCGTATTTCAATCGGTTACCATTTTTTTGGACCAGCAAATGTTACGTAGCATTAGCGCAGAACATCAACTCCAGGCCAAAGGACTTTATTGCGGAGAAAATGCACTGCTTATAAAACCTAATCCTTTGTTCAGGAATTATATGGATTCCCTGACACCTTACCTGGATGAAGCCAAGCCCGTTAATAAAGCTTTAACGAGTTTGAAGGTAAAGGAAGCGGTCATGATTTTACTGGAAACGAATCCCACACTACAGCATGTTCTGTTTGATTTCAATGAACCCGGAAAAATTGATCTGGAGGCATACATGACTGAAAATTATAAATTTAACGTCGACCTGAACCGCTATGCTTACCTGACCGGAAGAAGCCTCGCCACCTTTAAAAGAGATTTCGAAAAGATCTTTAATACCTCACCCAACAAATGGCTTCAACAGCAACGTTTACAGGATGCCTACTTTTTAATCAAAGAGAAGGGTGTAAAAGTCTCCGATGTTTACCTGGATGTCGGTTTTAAAGACCTCTCTCATTTTTCCTTTGCTTTTAAGAAGACTTATGGCATTACCCCCTCTAAACTGAGTTTACAGGTCTGA
- a CDS encoding metallophosphoesterase, with amino-acid sequence MRKFLQRLLTGPIIRLANKYSSRPDQQRVHEALTSLFNKIREEPGKRGQLIDFDPSAKLIIFSDQHKGSRNYSDDFALSEKNYLAALRYYNEQDYLFCSLGDSEELWKNTLLGVIRNNKSTFEQEKLFLKRNAFIKIFGNHDLYWDNDPLAGFTLEKVYGQKIKIYEGVILRIPIKDQLLSIFMTHGHQGDLQSDGNWFSKWFVSNVWGPLQAYLRINPNTPAYDNQLKSAHNAIMYDWTAKQSGLALITGHTHQPVFNSLTHLERTYIRLETAKKNADQAEIQKITAELLAGKISGDTSPRLDYSKNTYFNTGCCCFNDGDITGIELEAGKIKLVKWKSNPESGPTRIVLEETELEHLLDV; translated from the coding sequence ATGCGTAAATTTTTACAAAGGCTGCTTACCGGGCCGATCATCAGACTGGCCAATAAATACTCCTCCAGACCGGATCAGCAGCGGGTGCATGAAGCTTTAACATCCTTGTTCAATAAGATCCGGGAAGAACCTGGTAAACGTGGTCAGCTGATTGATTTCGACCCATCTGCCAAGCTCATTATCTTTTCCGATCAGCATAAAGGCAGCAGGAATTACAGCGATGACTTTGCCCTTTCTGAAAAGAACTACCTCGCAGCACTCCGTTATTACAATGAACAAGATTATCTTTTTTGCAGTTTGGGCGACAGTGAAGAACTCTGGAAAAATACGCTTCTCGGGGTCATCAGGAACAACAAATCGACCTTTGAGCAGGAAAAGCTATTTCTAAAAAGAAATGCTTTCATTAAAATATTTGGCAACCATGATCTCTATTGGGACAATGACCCCCTGGCAGGTTTCACCCTTGAAAAGGTGTATGGGCAAAAGATAAAAATCTATGAGGGCGTCATTCTGCGCATTCCCATTAAGGATCAATTGTTGTCGATCTTTATGACCCATGGTCACCAGGGAGATCTGCAAAGCGATGGAAACTGGTTCAGCAAATGGTTTGTTTCCAATGTCTGGGGTCCGCTCCAGGCTTACCTGCGCATCAATCCCAATACTCCGGCTTACGACAATCAATTGAAATCTGCACACAATGCCATTATGTACGACTGGACGGCAAAGCAATCTGGCCTTGCTCTGATTACCGGGCATACCCATCAACCAGTATTCAATTCTTTAACACACCTGGAACGGACCTATATCCGGCTGGAAACCGCAAAGAAAAACGCAGACCAGGCGGAAATCCAAAAGATAACAGCAGAATTGCTGGCCGGAAAAATCAGCGGAGACACCTCCCCCAGACTGGACTATTCTAAAAACACCTATTTTAATACCGGTTGCTGCTGCTTTAACGATGGAGACATTACCGGAATAGAACTGGAAGCTGGAAAAATCAAACTCGTCAAATGGAAATCCAATCCGGAATCCGGTCCTACGCGCATTGTTCTGGAAGAAACAGAATTAGAACATCTATTAGATGTCTGA
- a CDS encoding SUMF1/EgtB/PvdO family nonheme iron enzyme — MLVSVLLVTVSFSKLKAQPDSGLVKIPAGTYSIGGQTHQLNPLRKISLAAFYIGKTEMTNLQFEEFVRATGYKTDAERLGNAMVFEPGLAEFKWLRDSTAFWRFPNGKGRGGIENKMNHPVTSISYADAEAYCKWAKVRLPTLDEWEVASRAGAKSTYFWGEDQEQIGTYANIWNARDHLTADVSDGYMYTSPVAGFKANAFGLYDMYGNVFEFCEGGLKNDPKKRKVVHARGGSWWCSRNSCGFFNSVDIGRVSPHASFSNQGFRIAKTTLD, encoded by the coding sequence TTGTTGGTAAGTGTACTGCTGGTGACGGTTTCATTTTCTAAACTGAAAGCGCAACCGGATAGTGGTTTGGTGAAAATTCCTGCGGGGACCTATTCTATCGGCGGACAGACCCATCAGCTCAACCCTTTAAGAAAGATCAGTCTTGCGGCTTTCTATATTGGGAAGACAGAAATGACGAACCTTCAGTTTGAGGAATTTGTCAGGGCTACAGGCTATAAAACCGATGCAGAGCGATTGGGAAATGCGATGGTTTTTGAACCGGGACTGGCTGAATTCAAATGGCTTAGAGATAGCACTGCCTTTTGGCGCTTTCCCAATGGAAAAGGAAGAGGAGGAATTGAAAATAAAATGAATCACCCGGTAACCAGCATCAGCTATGCAGATGCCGAAGCCTATTGTAAATGGGCAAAAGTAAGGTTACCTACTTTGGATGAATGGGAGGTTGCTTCCCGTGCAGGCGCTAAAAGTACCTATTTCTGGGGCGAAGATCAGGAGCAAATCGGGACTTATGCCAATATCTGGAATGCCCGGGACCACCTGACTGCAGATGTTTCGGATGGATATATGTATACTTCGCCGGTGGCTGGTTTTAAAGCCAATGCTTTCGGATTATACGATATGTATGGAAATGTGTTTGAGTTCTGTGAAGGCGGTTTAAAGAATGATCCTAAAAAGCGGAAGGTAGTACATGCCCGTGGAGGATCCTGGTGGTGCAGCAGGAATTCCTGCGGATTCTTTAATTCTGTAGATATTGGAAGGGTAAGTCCTCATGCATCGTTTAGCAACCAGGGATTCCGGATTGCTAAAACAACGCTGGACTAG